In Candidatus Thermoplasmatota archaeon, the genomic stretch ACGAAACATACGTTAAAACCTCAGAACATTGAAATCGGCAAAGGTGGCATTCGGCTCGTTTAAATAATTCTGTTTGGTATGTTTTGGAACTATAAGCCTCCCAAGGAGCTCCGAGCATTGTTTATCATTCATTATGCTCCGTTGTTGTTACTTATTATGATTGGACCGTTAACCGCTTTTTATGCTGTGTGGGAGCTTCCGATTCCAAAGATGGTCAGTATTGCGTTGGGAATTGTGATTTTTCTGATCGGATGTTATATCTATTTTTCGTGGTCGTTATTTTGGCAGAAAAATTACCATGGACAACTGGTGACAACGGGCCCGTTTACGAAGATTCGACATCCGCATTACTGTTCATTGTTGATTGTTGGTTTTGGTCTTGCGTTCTTTTTTTATTCACTTGCAGCAGTACTCATTGCACTCGGTGCAGTACCCATCATGATGGTAAGTATCATTGATGAGGAAAAACAGCTCTTGCACCAGTATGGTGAGGCATATCAACGCTTTATGGATCAGGTCCGATGGCGATTAATTCCAGGGATATTCTAGTACAATCGCCCTCAGGTGTGCAGATATCTCGCAGTGTTGTTCATCAAAATAGATAGTATGTTTATATAGCTGCGACGACTACAGGTGTTATTCTCAGAGCACGTGGAGCTTAGGGGTACAACTTCTATGATTAGATGCAACAATCTAACGAAACAGTTTGGAAATATCACAGCGATTGAGAATTTCACCGTATCAATTCCTGATGGCGTTATTTTTGGGTTGCTTGGTCCAAATGGTGCTGGGAAAACGACAACCATGCGTCTGATGTCGTGTTTGCTTCGGCCGACCAAGGGAACCGTACAGATCGATGAGTATGCTGCTGAGCAGGACGCAATGAAAATTCGGCAGATGATCGGATTACTCCCCGAGGTACCAGGTTTGTATGAGACGCTTGGTGCGTATAAAAATCTTGAGTATTATGCTCAACTGTATGGCATCGAGAAACAGAAACGTGAGGAGACCATTAAATCGTTGTTATCCAATCTTGGCTTATGGGATCGTCGAAATGAACCGGTGAGTGGTTTTTCAAAAGGCATGAAACAGAAAATCGCGATTGCTCGTGCATTGGTTCATGAACCGCGGTACCTTTTCCTTGATGAACCAACTGCTAGTCTTGATCCTGAAGCTGCGAAAACAGTTCGTGAGTATATTATACAATTAAAATCGCAGGGAAAAACGATTGTTATTAATACGCATAATCTTTCTGAAGCAGAACGAATCTGTGATACGGTTGCTTTTGTGAAAAACCGGGTGATTGAAGTTGGTAATCCAAAACGTCTTGCACAGGGTTTGTTTTCACGGACGGTTCGAGTAACAACCACTGCAAAACTTACCGACTCGTTAAGAGCGAAGATTCAAAATATTAATGGGATACGGTTCGACGCTGTTTCAGGAAATACTCTTGTTTTTACGGTTCAGAATCCTGAGGAGGAGAATCCTCGGATCATTGAAGCTCTCCAGAGATACGGCATTCCTATCGTTTTTATCGCCGAAGAAGAACCATCACTTGAGGATGTGTATCTTAAACTTATCAAGGAGGATGGTCAGTAGATGCGGCGGAGGAATGCATGGATTATTACCAAGAAGGACCTCGATGAATTCCGCCATCAAAAATTCGTGATCGGATCGATTATTGCAATGCCGATACTTCTCGGGGTGATTCTTCCAGGTCTGATGATGGTTCCGATTCTTTCGATGGCGCCATCGACTGGTCCTGTGTGGGATGTTGACCAGTTGGTTCAAACTGGTGTTTTACCAGAAGATTTTGTCATTCCGATGACCAACGAGTCGTATGAATATACCACAGTGAAAGGAGTGGCAGTAAAGAATTGCTCGTTGTATAACTGTTTTATCTCGCATGCCGTGCTTGACGGTTGTCATATTGAAGAATCAATGGTCACCAATTCAGTACTCGTACAGAGTTACGTGAATCAAACGCAGCTATGGAATGTTACGTTGATTCAATCGAAGGGTGTTGCATTAGAAGGTGATCATATTGTCGCAGTTGATTCATCAGTAACGTTTACTAAGGAGAAACCATCAGAAGTTACTACGGTTGTTCCGTTGATACTAAACATGGTACTTATGGTTTTTATTATTGTCCCTGCTACACTTCCGACGATTATCGCAACGTATAGTATTGTCGGTGAAAAGAACAACCGAAGTCTTGAGCCGTTGCTTGCCACGCCAACCACTGATGGTGAGATTCTTGCTGGGAAAATCTTTTCTTCGTTTCTACCGTCGATGGGGGCAACCTTACTTGCGTTTGTTCTTGGGGTGATCGTACTTGATGTACTGTTAACTCCGTTTCTTGGATACCCTCCGCTCCCGAATCTTATTTGGTTGTTATCAATTCTGCTGATTGCACCGACAGCGTGTTTGATGAGTATCCTTGCCTGTGTGATTGTCTCCTCAAAAGTTTCTGATGTTCGTGCAGCTCAGCAGGTTGGTGGTTTTGTGGTGATGCCTGTGGTTGCACTTATGCTTGCAGTGGTATCTGGTTTTATTTTACTTTCACCAGTGATGGTGTTGGTGTTTACCGGGTTTTATGCCCTGCTTGACGTGGGTTTGTTTTATGTTGCAAAAGCGATTTTTCATCGAGAAAACATTTTAGTGAATTGGAAATAATCTACCAAGAAAAAAAGTTATCGAAGATTAGCTTTATATATCATAAATATATGGTAAACGGTAGGAGTGTGATTTTCGTTTGTCTGAAAACGCAGCTGCCTGGTCGTTACCTGAAGATGTGAAGAAGATTTTACGAAAACGGTTCAAAGAATTAGAAAACATGGTATTTCTCAAGCTTTTTGTAAAAACAGGTGAGAATGATGAATTTACTACGCTTACGAAGATTTTTTTAGAGGAGCTTGAAAGATTATCTGATAAAATCAAGGTGAGCGTTCATACTATCGGTGATGAGGTATCAAAAAAATATGCTGTTACTGCATCTCCGACGATTCTGTTCAACCCTGAACAGTATCAAATCAGGTATACTGGTGCTCCGTTTGGCGAGGAGGGTCGATCTTTTATAGAAACGCTCATCATGGTGTCGCACCAGAAAAGTGGTTTATCAAAGAAATCAAAGCAAATCCTTGCAGATTTAACCGAACCACGTACGGTTCAGGTTTTTGTTACTCTTGCCTGTCCGTATTGTCCTGGTCAAGTGGTTCATGCATTCCGGGCAGCAGTAGAACGACCTGATCTGGTTTCAAGTGAATGTATTGATGCTGCTGAACATATGAAAAGAGCACAAGAATACAACGTTGGAGCAGTACCGCATACAGTCATCAATGGGCAAACCATGAGTCGAGGGTTTCAACCTGAAGAACAGTTTATCGCAGAGCTAGTAAGCTTAAAACCACAACAACCCCTCGAACATCATCATGATGCAATTGAAGAAAAAATCATTGAAACTGATGTAATTATTGTTGGTGCTGGTCCTGCAGGTCTTACTGCAGGTATGTATGCAGCTCGAAGTGGTTTGAAAACCGTTGTTCTTGAAAAAAATGTTGCTGGTGGTCAGGCATCAATCACTCCCGTGGTTGAGAACTGGCCTGGTTTTCCTCGCATCCCTGGAAAGCAGCTCATGGAGATGATCAGTAAACAGGTGCGTGAGTATATACCTGTGCTTGAAGGTGAAGAGGTAGTTGAGATTAAAATCGGTAGGTACATCGAAGCGTTTACCACCAAACATCGTTACCGTGGAAAGGCAGTGATTCTTGCCTGCGGTGGATCGCATCGGAAATTAGGTGTCCCTGGAGAGGATCGATTGTATGGCCGTGGTGTGAGTTATTGTGCGACGTGTGATGGGTTTTTGTATAAAGGAAAAACTGTGGTTGTGGTCGGTGGCGGTAACACGGCGATGACCAATACGTTGTATTTGAGGAATCTCGGAGCTGAGGTGGTCGTGGTGAATCGAGATGCACAGTTTCACGGTGAACAACCGTTAAAAGAGTCGTTGATGCGTGAAAAAATGAAGGTTATCTGGAATACCATGGTTCTTGAAATCCTTGGTGAGAACATGGTAACCGGAGTACGTATTAAGAATCTTCTCAATGAACAGACATCAACAATTGATGCAGACGCAGTGTTTGTTGCTGTAGGTGAAGAACCAGAAAACCGTCTCGCAGTTGATCTTGGTGTTGAGGTCGATAGTTCTGGGTTCATTAAGGTTGATCGGTTTGGTCGAACCAATATCCCTCGAGTGTATGCAGCTGGTGATGTAACCGGTGGTGTACGTCAGATTGTGACTGCGGTTGGTTCTGGTGCTGCTGCAGCGACCTCAGCATTTGAGGATATCTTACATCCGTATTGGATTCCTAAAAAAAACTAATGGAAGTTTGGTTGTTGAAGTGAATGGTTTGTTTTTACAGCAATTCAAGACTTTCTTCAGGAAATATATCGCATCAAATGAAGTCCTACTAATCGAGACATACACCGCAAGGACAACATGATCATCGACATCGATCGCATTCCAGATATAGATCTGCCGTCCTTCCCATTTCACCTTAGTTTCATCCACAGCGAGTACCTGCTGCTGTTTCCTTTGAGGTTGAAAGAAGGCGACACATTTCGTGTACCATTTCCGTAGCGCCTCATAGGAGAACGGTTCAATATTTCCTATAATGGCGCTAGTCTTCCGATAAAAAAGACCAGCATGATAAACAAGGAGTGCAATCACTTTGATTTTCGTAGTTTGTCCGCTGCCGTACAAATGTTCTATCTTCTAATAATTCCATCGGGCGATTGAGCATTCCCCTCCCTATTTCGTTTAATAGCCCAGATAGAATGTTCAATTAAAAACCTGATTCCTTAAGTTGACACTCTCGTCCCACCAAATGCCGTCGGATATACTGTTCACCTATGGAAACTATACTTTTATCAAACACAATTCAATACCAAGTACTAATGAAAGACTCAATCCGCCAGAAGATCATCAAACAACGGAAAGCAATGCCGCCTGCAGAGGTTGCAACAAAAAGCATGTTGATCACTAGTAGAATCCTCCAGCTTGATGAGTACCATGCAGCACAGACCATATTGTTTTACATATCATATAACAATGAGGTCAACACACATCATCTCATTCGATCATGCCTTGCCAGTGAAAAAACAGTGGTTGTTCCAAAAACTGATACGAAAAAAAAGAAAATACTTCTCTCGCGACTCAACTCATGGGATGATCTTGAAGAAGGAAGCTATCACATCCTTGAACCTAAACAAAAAAAAATCGATGAAATCCCACTTAAAGACATCGACCTTATTTTCGTCCCTGGCATAGCTTTTGATCCCTCGGGAAATCGCATTGGACATGGGCATGGCTATTACGATCGCCTTCTTATGATGGCAAAAGACAAACTAAAAATTGCACTCGCATTTGAACTTCAAATTGTCGATCATATACCTGAGGAAAAACATGACGTACGCATGAATACGATTATCACCGAACAACGAATCATTCACTGCTCCAATGCTACGTAACAAGTTCAACAAGTCGTTTCTGCTGTACTGCTTTTTTCAGCTCCAGAGCGATACGCTCACCATAACTTATTGATTCACCATACAGATAACCTGAATGCGGTGTGAAGAGCGTCAAGGGACTCCCCGGTATCCGCATCGACACATCAAATACAACCATCTCTTCTTTTCCCTGATCAGCAGCAATCGCACCTTGCAATGCAAACGGCCCAATAATCCCTGGAGGATATTCCTTCTGCGTGATTCGAACAAACTTTTCACCAAGATCAAAAATATGTTCAATAATCGATTCTTTCGTCGTTGCCGCTATATGACCTGTTTCAATAATCTTCGGACTTACGTATCTCAGAACTTCTAATTGTTCATTTGCCGGGAGTCGAAGGAGACCATCAAGGTTCGTCTGTCTGCGG encodes the following:
- a CDS encoding methyltransferase — protein: MFIIHYAPLLLLIMIGPLTAFYAVWELPIPKMVSIALGIVIFLIGCYIYFSWSLFWQKNYHGQLVTTGPFTKIRHPHYCSLLIVGFGLAFFFYSLAAVLIALGAVPIMMVSIIDEEKQLLHQYGEAYQRFMDQVRWRLIPGIF
- a CDS encoding ABC transporter ATP-binding protein, translating into MIRCNNLTKQFGNITAIENFTVSIPDGVIFGLLGPNGAGKTTTMRLMSCLLRPTKGTVQIDEYAAEQDAMKIRQMIGLLPEVPGLYETLGAYKNLEYYAQLYGIEKQKREETIKSLLSNLGLWDRRNEPVSGFSKGMKQKIAIARALVHEPRYLFLDEPTASLDPEAAKTVREYIIQLKSQGKTIVINTHNLSEAERICDTVAFVKNRVIEVGNPKRLAQGLFSRTVRVTTTAKLTDSLRAKIQNINGIRFDAVSGNTLVFTVQNPEEENPRIIEALQRYGIPIVFIAEEEPSLEDVYLKLIKEDGQ
- a CDS encoding ABC transporter permease subunit, whose amino-acid sequence is MRRRNAWIITKKDLDEFRHQKFVIGSIIAMPILLGVILPGLMMVPILSMAPSTGPVWDVDQLVQTGVLPEDFVIPMTNESYEYTTVKGVAVKNCSLYNCFISHAVLDGCHIEESMVTNSVLVQSYVNQTQLWNVTLIQSKGVALEGDHIVAVDSSVTFTKEKPSEVTTVVPLILNMVLMVFIIVPATLPTIIATYSIVGEKNNRSLEPLLATPTTDGEILAGKIFSSFLPSMGATLLAFVLGVIVLDVLLTPFLGYPPLPNLIWLLSILLIAPTACLMSILACVIVSSKVSDVRAAQQVGGFVVMPVVALMLAVVSGFILLSPVMVLVFTGFYALLDVGLFYVAKAIFHRENILVNWK
- a CDS encoding FAD-dependent oxidoreductase, whose protein sequence is MSENAAAWSLPEDVKKILRKRFKELENMVFLKLFVKTGENDEFTTLTKIFLEELERLSDKIKVSVHTIGDEVSKKYAVTASPTILFNPEQYQIRYTGAPFGEEGRSFIETLIMVSHQKSGLSKKSKQILADLTEPRTVQVFVTLACPYCPGQVVHAFRAAVERPDLVSSECIDAAEHMKRAQEYNVGAVPHTVINGQTMSRGFQPEEQFIAELVSLKPQQPLEHHHDAIEEKIIETDVIIVGAGPAGLTAGMYAARSGLKTVVLEKNVAGGQASITPVVENWPGFPRIPGKQLMEMISKQVREYIPVLEGEEVVEIKIGRYIEAFTTKHRYRGKAVILACGGSHRKLGVPGEDRLYGRGVSYCATCDGFLYKGKTVVVVGGGNTAMTNTLYLRNLGAEVVVVNRDAQFHGEQPLKESLMREKMKVIWNTMVLEILGENMVTGVRIKNLLNEQTSTIDADAVFVAVGEEPENRLAVDLGVEVDSSGFIKVDRFGRTNIPRVYAAGDVTGGVRQIVTAVGSGAAAATSAFEDILHPYWIPKKN
- a CDS encoding DDE-type integrase/transposase/recombinase, with the translated sequence MYGSGQTTKIKVIALLVYHAGLFYRKTSAIIGNIEPFSYEALRKWYTKCVAFFQPQRKQQQVLAVDETKVKWEGRQIYIWNAIDVDDHVVLAVYVSISRTSFDAIYFLKKVLNCCKNKPFTSTTKLPLVFFRNPIRM
- a CDS encoding 5-formyltetrahydrofolate cyclo-ligase; protein product: METILLSNTIQYQVLMKDSIRQKIIKQRKAMPPAEVATKSMLITSRILQLDEYHAAQTILFYISYNNEVNTHHLIRSCLASEKTVVVPKTDTKKKKILLSRLNSWDDLEEGSYHILEPKQKKIDEIPLKDIDLIFVPGIAFDPSGNRIGHGHGYYDRLLMMAKDKLKIALAFELQIVDHIPEEKHDVRMNTIITEQRIIHCSNAT